One window of Hymenobacter sp. BRD128 genomic DNA carries:
- a CDS encoding TonB-dependent receptor: MRKRLLTPLFTVVALAAHAQKVTVTGRVLSASGEAQPGATVLERGTTNGTSTGANGDFSLAVTPGATLTISAIGFATQQVPVNGRTSLEVRLTASATDLGDVVVTGSRATEGRSNILTTSPVDVISAREIKAFAQTDVSQVLTYAAPSFQSSRQSISDGTDAIDPASLRGLGPDQVLVLVNGKRRHQQSLVNINGTIGRGSVGTDLSVIPAASIKRIEVLRDGAAALYGSDAIAGVINIQLKDDSTGFQSSGYYGQTTQSDGKTEQADVNFGVGLNHRGYLDVSGQFINRGYTNRAFTDTAPLIYLGANGGNYPTSANTEQARRDLKAQDDALVAKNGFDRVDLRVGQSSTRNFGGYLNGAYRLGQGYEVYVGGGASYRTGRAPGFNRLPNQPTQSDLFLFPNGFLPFINTTIYDQSAITGIRKSYGELFVDLSNTFGRNELDYNVDGSINASLPQGASLVTVNPTSFYAGKLAFLQNTTNLALSRKFHNLGPLATLNVAAGGEFRFDNFLIGRGEYASYINGGRLYNNAPTASGSQVFPGYQPQDEVNKSRTNLAGYLDLESDITDRLLVHAAGRAERYSDFGGNVSGQLGARLSLIDAVALRGSLGNGFRAPSLQQRYFTNTSTQFVSGVANQVLTVNNDNPIVRNDISNPTQPGFGVEPLKQEKSTNYSVGLTASAGRQFTLTVDAYQIDIRDRIVLSAQFTRTNPLVATILGTLPVSRVQFFANAVNTRTQGIDIVANERIALGEKSRLLLTAAANFNHTEVRSFNSSSTTVNNDQTVGTSNLQNTLFDRAQRTRLESGNPRSKINLSAAYNVGIFGIEARTVRFGEIKTADADPTRAYLDQTFSAKWITDLTVSAQFTKQLGLTVGVNNLFDVYPDKIYVDPRNNPNNFSADPATSFSSSLDNSNRGRFLYSANQFGFMGAYYFTRLNINL, translated from the coding sequence ATGAGAAAACGCTTACTTACTCCCTTATTTACGGTGGTGGCCCTGGCGGCGCACGCGCAAAAAGTGACCGTAACGGGCCGGGTGCTCAGCGCCTCCGGCGAGGCCCAGCCCGGTGCCACCGTGCTGGAGCGCGGCACTACTAACGGCACCTCAACGGGCGCCAACGGCGACTTCTCACTAGCCGTAACGCCCGGCGCCACGCTCACCATCTCGGCCATCGGCTTTGCCACCCAGCAGGTGCCGGTGAATGGCCGCACCAGCCTGGAGGTGCGCCTGACGGCCTCGGCCACCGACCTTGGCGACGTGGTTGTCACCGGCTCGCGCGCCACTGAAGGCCGCTCTAATATCCTGACTACCTCGCCGGTCGACGTGATTTCGGCCCGCGAAATCAAGGCCTTTGCCCAAACCGACGTGAGCCAGGTGCTGACCTACGCGGCGCCCTCGTTTCAGTCGTCGCGCCAGTCGATTTCCGATGGTACTGACGCCATCGACCCGGCTAGCCTGCGCGGGCTAGGCCCCGACCAGGTGCTGGTGCTCGTGAATGGCAAGCGTCGCCACCAGCAGTCGCTGGTGAACATCAACGGCACCATCGGGCGCGGCTCGGTGGGCACCGACCTGAGCGTGATTCCGGCGGCCAGCATCAAGCGCATTGAGGTGCTGCGCGATGGGGCGGCGGCGCTCTACGGCTCCGACGCCATTGCGGGCGTGATTAATATTCAGCTTAAAGACGACTCGACGGGCTTCCAGAGTTCCGGCTACTATGGCCAGACGACCCAGAGCGACGGCAAAACCGAGCAGGCCGACGTCAACTTTGGCGTAGGCCTCAACCACCGGGGCTACCTCGACGTGAGCGGGCAATTTATCAACCGGGGCTACACCAACCGGGCATTTACCGATACGGCGCCGCTCATTTACCTGGGTGCCAACGGTGGCAACTACCCCACCTCGGCTAACACTGAGCAGGCCCGCCGTGACCTCAAGGCGCAGGACGACGCCTTGGTCGCTAAAAATGGCTTTGACCGCGTCGACCTGCGCGTGGGCCAGTCTTCCACGCGCAACTTCGGCGGCTATCTCAATGGCGCCTACCGCCTGGGCCAGGGCTACGAGGTGTACGTGGGCGGCGGCGCCTCGTACCGCACGGGCCGCGCGCCGGGCTTTAACCGCCTACCCAACCAGCCCACGCAGAGCGACTTGTTTCTATTCCCGAATGGCTTCCTGCCGTTCATCAACACCACGATTTACGACCAGTCGGCCATCACGGGCATCCGTAAGAGCTACGGCGAACTGTTCGTAGACTTGAGCAACACTTTTGGCCGCAACGAGCTGGACTACAACGTAGATGGCTCCATTAATGCCTCGCTGCCGCAGGGCGCTAGCCTGGTCACGGTGAACCCCACGAGTTTCTACGCCGGCAAGCTGGCTTTTTTGCAGAACACGACCAACCTGGCGCTGTCGCGCAAGTTTCACAACCTGGGCCCGCTAGCTACCCTCAACGTAGCGGCCGGCGGCGAGTTTCGCTTCGATAATTTCCTCATTGGGCGGGGCGAATATGCCTCGTATATCAACGGCGGGCGCTTGTATAACAACGCGCCCACGGCGTCGGGCTCGCAGGTGTTTCCGGGCTACCAGCCGCAGGATGAGGTGAATAAGTCGCGCACCAACCTGGCCGGCTACCTCGACCTCGAAAGCGACATCACCGACCGCCTGCTGGTGCACGCCGCCGGCCGTGCCGAGCGCTACAGCGACTTTGGTGGCAACGTAAGCGGCCAGCTGGGCGCGCGCCTAAGCCTCATCGACGCCGTAGCGTTGCGCGGCTCACTTGGCAATGGCTTCCGGGCGCCTTCGCTCCAGCAGCGCTACTTCACCAACACCAGCACGCAGTTTGTGAGCGGCGTAGCCAATCAGGTGCTCACGGTGAACAACGATAACCCCATCGTGCGCAACGACATCTCGAATCCCACGCAGCCCGGCTTTGGCGTGGAGCCGCTGAAGCAGGAGAAATCGACCAACTACAGCGTGGGCCTTACCGCCAGTGCCGGCCGCCAGTTTACGCTGACCGTGGATGCCTACCAGATTGACATCCGCGACCGCATTGTGCTTTCGGCGCAGTTTACGCGCACCAATCCGCTCGTAGCCACCATTCTGGGTACGCTGCCCGTGAGCCGGGTGCAGTTCTTCGCCAATGCCGTGAATACCCGCACGCAAGGTATTGATATTGTAGCGAATGAGCGTATTGCGCTCGGCGAAAAAAGCCGCTTGCTGCTGACCGCCGCCGCCAACTTTAACCATACGGAGGTGCGCAGCTTCAACAGCAGCTCGACCACCGTGAACAACGACCAAACGGTGGGCACCAGCAACCTGCAAAACACGCTCTTTGACCGCGCCCAGCGCACCCGCCTCGAAAGCGGCAACCCGCGCAGCAAAATCAACCTCTCAGCGGCCTACAACGTCGGCATCTTCGGCATCGAGGCCCGCACGGTGCGCTTTGGGGAGATTAAAACCGCCGACGCCGACCCGACCCGCGCCTACCTCGACCAAACGTTCTCGGCCAAGTGGATTACCGACCTCACGGTTAGCGCCCAGTTTACCAAGCAGCTGGGCCTCACGGTGGGCGTGAATAACCTGTTTGACGTGTACCCCGACAAGATTTACGTGGACCCACGCAACAACCCCAACAATTTTTCGGCCGACCCCGCCACGAGCTTCAGCTCCTCGCTCGATAACTCGAACCGTGGCCGTTTCCTCTATAGCGCCAACCAGTTTGGTTTTATGGGTGCGTACTACTTCACGCGCCTGAATATCAATCTGTAA
- a CDS encoding MBL fold metallo-hydrolase, whose translation MQLQPRHSGKKYYNVLPTSVSPPSGYGALLRRYIFEKAEREPHQPLGPFPADAAALAAPVPADALRVTWLGHSTTLIEVDGRRFLTDPVWSQRASPSQLVGPKRFFAPPLPLAQLPPLDGIILSHDHYDHLDEAAIRALAPRGERFFCPLGVGAHLRRWGVPAARITEATWWDKIELGDDFELIATPARHFSGRGLLNRDSTLWASWVLKGPRHRVFFGGDSGPFDEAFRQIGAAYGPFDLVMLEIGASDPEWADIHLGPDNALAAHRLLGGGPLLPLHWGTFNLAFHAWRQPVQRLIEAAGPEVPLLLPAPGQRVNVVAGPLASYWWK comes from the coding sequence ATGCAGCTTCAGCCCCGCCACTCCGGTAAAAAATACTACAACGTGCTGCCCACCAGCGTGAGCCCGCCTTCGGGCTACGGGGCTTTGCTGCGCCGCTACATTTTTGAGAAAGCCGAGCGCGAGCCCCACCAGCCGCTCGGCCCTTTCCCGGCCGATGCGGCGGCGCTGGCCGCGCCCGTGCCGGCCGATGCCCTGCGCGTGACCTGGCTGGGCCACAGCACCACGCTGATTGAAGTAGATGGCCGCCGCTTTCTCACCGACCCCGTGTGGAGCCAGCGGGCCTCTCCCTCGCAGCTGGTGGGGCCGAAGCGGTTTTTTGCGCCGCCGCTGCCGCTGGCCCAATTGCCGCCGCTCGACGGCATTATTCTTTCGCACGACCACTACGACCACCTCGACGAGGCGGCCATCCGGGCGCTGGCGCCGCGCGGCGAGCGGTTTTTTTGTCCGCTCGGGGTGGGCGCGCACCTGCGCCGCTGGGGCGTGCCAGCCGCACGCATTACCGAGGCCACGTGGTGGGATAAAATCGAGCTAGGAGATGATTTTGAGCTGATTGCTACGCCCGCGCGCCATTTTTCGGGCCGGGGCCTGCTCAACCGCGACAGCACCCTTTGGGCCTCGTGGGTACTGAAAGGCCCGCGGCACCGCGTATTTTTTGGTGGCGACTCGGGCCCATTTGACGAAGCCTTCCGGCAGATTGGCGCGGCCTACGGGCCGTTCGACCTCGTGATGCTCGAAATTGGTGCCTCCGACCCCGAGTGGGCCGATATTCACCTCGGGCCCGACAATGCGCTGGCTGCGCACCGGCTGCTGGGCGGCGGCCCGCTGCTGCCGCTGCACTGGGGCACGTTCAACCTGGCGTTTCACGCCTGGCGGCAGCCGGTGCAGCGCCTCATCGAGGCGGCCGGGCCGGAGGTGCCGCTGCTGCTGCCTGCACCCGGCCAGCGCGTGAATGTCGTTGCCGGGCCGCTGGCCTCGTATTGGTGGAAATAA